CGGGTCGAGGTGGACGTGGGCGTCGCCGACGTCTTCGACCTCGCGAAGCGACTCGAGTAACTCCGTCTCGAGGTCGTGGGCCTCAAGGAGCGTGAGCTCGCCGTCGACCTCGGCGTGGACTTCGACCTCGAGGACGGGCCCGTCGTAGTAGACGACGAGGTCGTGGACGCCCTCGACGTCGGGGTGGGCGAGCAGTCGTCGACGGACCGCGTCCCGCTGGTCGTCGGGTGGCGCCGCACCGACGACGTACACGAGGTTCTCTCGCGCGATGCTCACCCCCTGGTAGATGACCAGGACGCTCACCAGCCCACCGGCGATGGGGTCGAGCATCGGGTACCCCAGGAACAGGCCGACGACGCCGACGGTCGCGGCGATGGACGTGTAGATGTCGTTGAGACAGTCCGCGGCGAGCGCCGACAGCGCCGTCGACCCGATCGTCTCGTTGACGGTCGCGGTGTACCAGTAGACGGCGTACATGCTGCCCATCGCGAACGCCAGCGCGCCGAGCAGGAGGGGACTGAACACCGCGTCGACGCCGAACGCCAGTCCGTGGATCGATTCGTACAGCAGGTTGGTTCCCAGGAGGACGATCACTGCCCCGACGAACAGTGCCGTCAGCGGCTCGATTCGGGCGTGGCCGTGGGGGTGGTTCGCATCGGGGTCCTTGAAGCGGGTATCGCCCCAGATCAGCACGACGACGCTCGCGATCAGGTCGGCAACGGAGTGAGCGGCGTCGGCGAGCAGCGCCACGCTGCCGAAGGCGAGGCCGACGGCTCCCTCCACGACGATCTTCGCTGCGTTTCCCAGCACGTTCGCCCACGCCGCTCGAGCGAACCGAGTGCGCTCGGCGTCGTCGCCCATACACGTTTTAGAGCTAGTCTAAACTTCAGCCTTGGCATTCGAGAAGTGAACGCGAATCGTTCGACCGGGCCGTCTCGTTCGTTAGGGGCGGCTAATCGATCAGCCTGGGGCCGGCCGGATACGCGTTCGGTCGCGCGGGAGTTCACTCGAGCGGGAACGACTCGACGGTCGAGTAGACTGGTCCCTCGGCGGTGAGCGTACTCTCGGTGAGCCGAAGCTCCTCGACGGTCGTCTCACCGACCGTCGGATCGCGCTCGGCCACGAGTTCCTGGACCAGCTCCTTCCCGCCGGCGTGTTCCATCCGCGCGAGGGTGACGTGCGGGGTGAAGTCGTGACGCTCGGGGTCGAATCCCATCGCCGTCGTCCGTTCCTCGACGGCCTCGTGCAGCCGCGTCAGCTCCTCGCCACCGTCCTCGAGGCCGAGCCAGACCACGCTGATGTACTCGAGGCTCGGGAAGACGCCCAGGCCGCCGAAGCGGGCCGGAAACGGTTCGACGCCCGCGTCGGCGACCGCGGCCTCGAGTTCGGTACACAGGTCGGGAACGCGATCCTCGTCGACGTCGCCGAGGAACTTCACGGTGATGTGGGCCTGCTCGGGGTCGGTGAAGTTCAACCCGCTCGCGTCGGCGAACGCCGCCTGCACGTCGGTGAGTGCCTCGACGAGATCGTCGGGGAGGTCGACGCTGACGAACAGTCGCATGGCAGTCGTTCGTCGTCGCAGCTCTTGAACCTGTGCGGATCGAAACCCGCCGATCACCGGTGCGGATCGAGTCCACCCGATCAGCCGGCGGTTGGCCCGTCCGTCCGCCGCTCGAGGCGCATCTCCATTCCGCCTTTCGGGTGGGCCGTCAGCGATCCGCGCAGTTCGATCGGGCCGTCGTCGACCCGCCGGAGTCGGTACTCCTGGGCGACGACCGACGCGAGGATCGCGGCCTCGAGAGTGGCGAAGCCCTTCCCGATACAGCTGCGCGGGCCGGCCCCGAACGGGAAGTAGGCGTACGTGGGGTGAGTCGGCGCGTTCCACCGGTCGGGGTCGAACGCCTCGGGGTCGTCGAAGTAGCGCGGGTCGCGGTGGGTGGCCCACTGGGAGAGCAGGACGAACGAGCCGGCGGGGATCTCGTAGCCCGCCAGCTCGACGTCCCGGTCGACCGCCCGGAACATCGCGTACACGGGTGGATAGAGCCGCAGGGACTCCCGGACGACGTTTCGCAGTTCGGTCAGCCGGCGGACGTCGGCCGCCGTCGGCGCCTCGCCCGCGAGCACGTCGTCGACTTCCGCGTGGACGCGTGCCTCGACGTCCGGATGGTCAGAGAGCAGCGCGAACGTGTACGTGAGCGCCAGCGCCGTCGTGTCGTGGCCGGCCAGCAGCATCGTCAACAGCTCGTCGCGGATGCCCTGCTCGTCGATCGCGCCGGCCTCCTGCGCCCACAGCAGTCGGGCCAGCAGATCCGCGTCGTCCGCGTCGATTCCCTGGCGCTTGCGCGCTGTGACGAGGTCGTCGACGACCTCCTCGAGTCGCCGGATCGACCGCTCGAATCGGCGGTTCTCGGGCGTCGGCAGCCAGTCGGGCACCAGCGCCCGTCGCGGGTCGGGCTCGAACCGCGCGCCGATGGGCTCGAGCAGGTGTCCCACCAGTTTCGCCGTGCCGGGAGAGAGGTCGACCCCGAACATCGCCTCGACGATGATCTCGAGGGTAGTCCGGGTAAACTCCCACTCGACGTTCCGGACCTCGCCGGGCTCCCACCGGTCGACCATCGCGGTCGCCCGGTCGGCCATCACGGGTCCCAGTCGGGCGATTCGGTCGGGGGCGAACGCCGGCCCGGCGAGGTCCCGGCGCTCGCGCCACTGCTGGCCCTCGCTTAACAGCAACCCGTCGCCGAGGAGTTCCTCGAGGGCATCCGTCTGAAATCGGGGTTTCGAGAACGCGTCTTCGTCGGTCACGAGCACCCGCTCGACCGCGTCCGGTGAGGTCAGCAGGTGCGTCCGGATCGGCCCGAGGTCGAACGCCGCGACGTCGCCGTAGGAGCGACGGACGGCCGTCAGAAAGGCGAAGGGGTCGCGGGCGTACCGAGGGAGCACGCCCACGACAGGTGCGCCGTTCGGTCCTGGGGGTGCTGGACGGGAACGCATAGAAGAAACAGGGCTCGAGCGGTCAAGAACGTTGGCCCAACGCTCGAAACCGACTCACTCCGCACAGAGATCGACGAAGTTCCGTAAGATCTGCAGCCCCGTCTCACCGCTCTTCTCGGGGTGGAACTGGGTGCCGAAGACGTTGCCCGCTTCGTCCGCGACGATCGAGGGGAACTCGAGGCCGTACTCGGTCGTCGCGACGGTCGCTTCCTCGTCGTCGGGGACGGCGTAGTAGGAGTGGACGAAGTAGGCGTACTGCCCGTCGACTCCCTCGACGAGCGGGTGGTCGCGCTCGACGGACAACTCGTTCCAGCCCATGTGCGGCACCTTCTGCCCCTCGGCGAACCGGGCGTTGGTCCCCGGAATCAGGTCGAGGCCGGTGACGGCCGACTCGCCCTCGGTGTCGCCTTCCTCACTCGTCGTGAGCAACATCTGCATCCCGAGACAGATGCCAAACAGCGGCTGGCCGCGCTCGGCGACCGCGAGCAGGTCCTCGCGGATCGGATCGGCGTTCTCGATGCCCTCTCGAAAGGCCCCCACGCCGGGGAGGACGACCCCGTCGGCCGCCGCGAAGGCGTCGGGGTCGTCGGTGATCGTCACGGCGGCGCCGGCGCGCTCGAGTCCCCGCGTGACGCTGCGGAGGTTCCCGAGGCCGTAGTCGACGACGACGACCTCGGCCAGCGTCTCCTCGGGGGCGGACGTGCTCGTGCTCATGCGTGAGGCTGGGAAGCGGGTGGGCAAGTGCGTTGCCCTTGGTGACCGAATTTGCGGGCGACGAGCGAGGCGACGTCGTCGTTCGCTGCGTGGCAACCGCTGCGATTAAGCACGGCCAGCCGCTAGCTCCTCCCGAATGCGAGGTCCGGGAATCCTGCAGATGCTCGAGATCGCCGTGGGGCTGTCGATGGCGGGGCCGATGTTCATCGTCGGCTTCGAGTTCATCCGGACAGGTCAGACGATCGGCGGCGTCGGATTCTTCGCCCTCGGCGTCGTCGCCCTCTTTTTCCCGTCGTACCTCGTCCGCCGGATCGGCGGCCCGCGCACCTGGATCCGGCGCCGGCTCGGCTCTGAGGACGACTCCGCGAACTCGGACGTGAACGCCGACACGAACTCGAGTCTCCTGGATCGGTTTCGGAACTAGTTCAGAAGCCGTCGAGTCGCGTCTGCCCGCTCCCCGAGTCCACGCCCGCGAGGTCGGCTGCCCGCTCGAGCGCCGCCTCGAACGTTTCCGACTGGCTGCGGTCGTACAGCGTCGCCGCCGGGTGGACGCAGATCAGCACTCGGCGAGGCGTCTCCCCGATCCGGATCTCCTCGAGCGTGCCCGCCTCCTTGGTCACCGCCGCTGAGCGCTCGAGTAAGTGTTCCGTCGGTACCTTGCCGAGGGTGACGATCACCTCGGGGTCGACCAGCTCGATCTCGCGCTCGAGGTACTCCCGGCAGTGTGCGAGTTCGGTCTTCGTGGGGTCGCGGTTCTCGGGCGGGCGACAGCGGACGCAG
This portion of the Natronobeatus ordinarius genome encodes:
- the hisH gene encoding imidazole glycerol phosphate synthase subunit HisH, giving the protein MSTSTSAPEETLAEVVVVDYGLGNLRSVTRGLERAGAAVTITDDPDAFAAADGVVLPGVGAFREGIENADPIREDLLAVAERGQPLFGICLGMQMLLTTSEEGDTEGESAVTGLDLIPGTNARFAEGQKVPHMGWNELSVERDHPLVEGVDGQYAYFVHSYYAVPDDEEATVATTEYGLEFPSIVADEAGNVFGTQFHPEKSGETGLQILRNFVDLCAE
- a CDS encoding cytochrome P450 yields the protein MRSRPAPPGPNGAPVVGVLPRYARDPFAFLTAVRRSYGDVAAFDLGPIRTHLLTSPDAVERVLVTDEDAFSKPRFQTDALEELLGDGLLLSEGQQWRERRDLAGPAFAPDRIARLGPVMADRATAMVDRWEPGEVRNVEWEFTRTTLEIIVEAMFGVDLSPGTAKLVGHLLEPIGARFEPDPRRALVPDWLPTPENRRFERSIRRLEEVVDDLVTARKRQGIDADDADLLARLLWAQEAGAIDEQGIRDELLTMLLAGHDTTALALTYTFALLSDHPDVEARVHAEVDDVLAGEAPTAADVRRLTELRNVVRESLRLYPPVYAMFRAVDRDVELAGYEIPAGSFVLLSQWATHRDPRYFDDPEAFDPDRWNAPTHPTYAYFPFGAGPRSCIGKGFATLEAAILASVVAQEYRLRRVDDGPIELRGSLTAHPKGGMEMRLERRTDGPTAG
- the thpR gene encoding RNA 2',3'-cyclic phosphodiesterase, yielding MRLFVSVDLPDDLVEALTDVQAAFADASGLNFTDPEQAHITVKFLGDVDEDRVPDLCTELEAAVADAGVEPFPARFGGLGVFPSLEYISVVWLGLEDGGEELTRLHEAVEERTTAMGFDPERHDFTPHVTLARMEHAGGKELVQELVAERDPTVGETTVEELRLTESTLTAEGPVYSTVESFPLE
- a CDS encoding cation diffusion facilitator family transporter produces the protein MGDDAERTRFARAAWANVLGNAAKIVVEGAVGLAFGSVALLADAAHSVADLIASVVVLIWGDTRFKDPDANHPHGHARIEPLTALFVGAVIVLLGTNLLYESIHGLAFGVDAVFSPLLLGALAFAMGSMYAVYWYTATVNETIGSTALSALAADCLNDIYTSIAATVGVVGLFLGYPMLDPIAGGLVSVLVIYQGVSIARENLVYVVGAAPPDDQRDAVRRRLLAHPDVEGVHDLVVYYDGPVLEVEVHAEVDGELTLLEAHDLETELLESLREVEDVGDAHVHLDPSGIGEWKDAEEGRDPRRDR
- a CDS encoding uracil-DNA glycosylase is translated as MDEQMEGVCVTACERCPALVESRSRIVNGTGPEDADVLFVGEGPGAQEDSEGEPFVGRSGSVLDDGLRQVGLARADIRITNCVRCRPPENRDPTKTELAHCREYLEREIELVDPEVIVTLGKVPTEHLLERSAAVTKEAGTLEEIRIGETPRRVLICVHPAATLYDRSQSETFEAALERAADLAGVDSGSGQTRLDGF